One window of Centropristis striata isolate RG_2023a ecotype Rhode Island chromosome 23, C.striata_1.0, whole genome shotgun sequence genomic DNA carries:
- the hhatlb gene encoding hedgehog acyltransferase like, b, whose product MGIKAALPKYEIYFYNTVLCLAMFWAANWIFDVSSSNANRKTFKTGVRPGWYYFGRKMDTADFEWMMWFSTFREHILFALSGHVLFAKICSMLAPQYRSLVYMVYGLLAVWTSMGWTYVTLILSHCILLYSISLVKIRWLCFVTGLCTLATFKCEPFVSWQAGFVEGDFELRQVLFYGGCGFTIMRCMSFALENCERKDGNYNILELLKYNFYLPFFYFGPIMTFDKFYVQANKSDLTRKEREMWNISLQGAVHLAAIIVVDILFHFMYILTIPTDLKLLKKTSDWALVGLAYFNLVYDWVKAAVMFGVINTVSRLDHLDPPKPPKCITMLYVFAETHFDRGINEWLCKYVYDYLGGKHENVVEELVATLCTFGVTILWLGPCEVVLIWAFFNCFGLNFELWTAKFFSMEPFASLEMGMSEAMSRRIRAVFNTFNFWSIVLYNILALNSLDFAKMVAKRLFLKGFPFTTIIVMFVTYCLVQVIKERERRQALIDDPDPLPPPAPPAAAAAAAASATGGAAAPAAAPPVADPSKEKAE is encoded by the exons ATGGGGATCAAAGCCGCACTTCCCAAATATGAGATCTACTTCTACAACACGGTGCTTTGTCTGGCCATGTTCTGGGCTGCCAACTGGATCTTTGATGTGTCCAGTT CCAATGCAAACAGAAAGACTTTCAAAACTGGCGTGCGGCCAGGATGGTACTACTTTGGGAGGAAAATG GATACGGCTGACTTTGAGTGGATGATGTGGTTTTCCACCTTCAGGGAGCACATCCTGTTTGCTCTCTCCGGCCACGTGCTCTTCGCTAAGATCTGCTCCATGTTGGCTCCACAG TACAGGTCCCTGGTGTACATGGTGTACGGGCTGCTGGCTGTGTGGACCAGCATGGGCTGGACCTACGTCACCCTCATCCTGTCCCACTGCATCCTGCTCTACAGCATCTCCTTAGTGAAAATCCGCTGGCTTTGCTTTGTCACCGGCCTCTGTACCCTTGCTACCTTCAAGTGTGAACCCTTTGTGTCCTGGCAG GCAGGTTTTGTGGAGGGGGACTTTGAGCTGCGTCAGGTTCTCTTCTACGGAGGTTGTGGGTTTACTATCATGCGCTGTATGAGCTTTGCTCTGGAGAACTGTGAGAGGAAAGATGGAAACTACAACATCCTGGAGCTGCTCAAGTACAACTTCTACCTCCCTTTCTTCTATTTCGGGCCGATCATGACCTTCGATAAGTTTTATGTTCaa GCCAACAAGTCAGACCTGACcaggaaagagagggagatgtGGAACATCAGCCTGCAGGGAGCCGTTCACCTGGCAGCCATCATCGTCGTGGACATCCTCTTCCATTTCATGTACATCCTGACCATCCCCACCGACCTGAAGCTGCTGAAGAAAACCTCTGACTGGGCTCTAG TGGGCCTGGCGTACTTTAACCTGGTGTATGACTGGGTTAAAGCTGCTGTCATGTTTGGAGTCATCAACACAGTGTCCAGACTGGACCATCTGGACCCTCCCAAACCGCCAAAATGCATCACAATGCTCTACGTGTTTGCGGAAAC CCATTTTGACAGAGGGATCAACGAGTGGCTGTGCAA GTATGTGTACGATTACCTGGGTGGAAAACACGAGAACGTGGTGGAGGAGCTGGTGGCGACGCTGTGCACCTTCGGGGTCACCATCCTCTGGCTGGGACCCTGCGAGGTGGTGCTGATCTGGGCTTTCTTTAACTGCTTCGGCCTCAACTTTGAGCTTTGGACCGCCAAGTTCTTCTCCATGGAGCCTTTTGCTTCTTTAGAG ATGGGGATGTCAGAAGCAATGTCCCGCCGGATCAGAGCCGTCTTTAATACTTTCAACTTCTGGAGCATTGTGCTGTACAACATCCTGGCCTTGAACAGTTTGGACTTTGCCAAGATGGTCGCAAAACGTCTGTTTCTCAAAG GCTTCCCTTTCACCACCATCATCGTCATGTTTGTGACCTACTGCCTGGTTCAAGTGattaaggagagagagaggaggcaggCCCTTATTGATGACCcagatcctcttcctcctcctgctccccctgCAGCCGCCGCCGCAGCCGCCGCCAGTGCAACGGGTGGTGCAGCTGCACCCGCCGCTGCTCCACCAGTCGCAGATCCTAGCAAGGAAAAAGCAGAATAG
- the klhl40b gene encoding kelch-like protein 40b: MALPLDPMDEPRMYQQTLLQDGLFDLLENDKLVDCVLKIKDKEFPCHRLVLCACSSYFRSIFLSDLEESKKKEIVLEDVEPGVMGLILKYLYTSKINVTEQNVQDIFAVANVYQIPSIFTVCVSFLQKRLSLSNCLAIFRLGLMLDCPRLAVSARNYACERFQLISRDEEFLQLLPSELAAILANDNLNVETEEAVFEALMNWVSRDTDSREKELPGLLDCVRLRLVREDYLTEKVEKHKLICFNPELQQKIQLVRDALAGKMPEVKKSKSKKEDGGVEKDGENEEEEEEEALLPGILNDNLRFGMFVRNLILMVNEAGAVAYDPTGNDCFLASLSTQIPKNHTSMVTKENQIFVAGGLFFDEQNKEDPLCSYFLQYDPVSADWLGMPPLPSPRFLFGLAEAENSIFVMGGRELKEKEHTLDSVLVYDRQSFKWGESEPLLYPVYGHATISHNDVVYVIGGKGDNKTCLNKLCAYDARRFEWKELAPMKVARSLAGATFHKDKIYVAAGVTDTGLTDSVEVYDIATNKWSDFVAFPMERSSLSLVSLAGVLYAVGGFAMMPLEDSEEMIPKEMNDIWRFDEAEQKWNGILREIQYATGATILGVRLNTLRLTKM, encoded by the exons ATGGCTCTACCGCTAGACCCCATGGACGAACCCAGGATGTACCAGCAGACGCTGCTCCAGGACGGCCTGTTTGACCTGCTGGAGAACGACAAGCTGGTTGACTGTGTGCTGAAGATCAAAGACAAGGAGTTCCCCTGCCACCGGCTAGTCCTGTGCGCCTGTAGCTCGTACTTCCGCTCCATCTTCCTGTCCGACCTGGAGGAGAGCAAAAAGAAAGAGATTGTGTTGGAGGATGTGGAGCCGGGCGTCATGGGGCTGATCCTCAAGTACCTCTACACCTCTAAAATCAATGTGACGGAGCAGAACGTCCAGGACATCTTCGCGGTGGCTAATGTGTACCAGATCCCTTCAATTTTcacagtttgtgtgtctttcCTACAAAAGCGCCTGAGCCTCAGCAACTGTCTGGCTATCTTCAGGCTGGGCCTGATGCTGGACTGTCCCAGGTTGGCCGTCTCTGCTCGAAACTACGCCTGCGAGCGCTTCCAGCTCATCTCCAGAGATGAGGAGTTCCTCCAGCTGCTCCCCAGCGAGTTGGCAGCCATTTTAGCAAATGACAATCTGAATGTGGAGACAGAGGAGGCAGTGTTTGAGGCTTTGATGAACTGGGTGTCCCGGGACACCgacagcagagagaaagagctgCCAGGTTTGCTGGATTGCGTTCGTTTGCGTCTGGTCAGAGAGGATTACTTGACGGAAAAAGTGGAGAAACACAAACTGATCTGCTTTAATCctgagctgcagcagaaaaTCCAGCTGGTTAGGGATGCTCTCGCCGGGAAAATGCCGGaggttaaaaaaagcaaaagtaaGAAGGAGGATGGTGGAGTGGAGAAAGACGGAGAGaatgaggaagaagaggaagaagaagctcTTCTCCCAGGAATCCTGAATGATAACCTGCGATTTGGCATGTTTGTCAGGAACTTGATCCTGATGGTGAACGAGGCCGGGGCCGTGGCCTACGATCCGACAGGCAACGACTGCTTCTTAGCATCACTTTCCACACAGATTCCCAAGAACCACACCAGCATGGTCACCAAGGAGAACCAGATCTTTGTGGCAGGAGGATTATTCTTTGACGAGCAGAACAAAGAAGATCCGCTGTGCTCATATTTCCTACAG TATGACCCGGTCAGTGCTGACTGGCTGGGGATGCCCCCCCTCCCGTCTCCCCGCTTCCTGTTTGGGCTGGCCGAGGCGGAGAACTCCATCTTTGTTATGGGCGGGAGGGAACTGAAGGAGAAGGAGCACACGCTGGACTCAGTGTTGGTCTATGACAGACA ATCTTTTAAATGGGGTGAATCAGAGCCACTTCTTTACCCGGTCTATGGACACGCAACAATATCCCACAATGATGTTGTTTATGTGATTGGAGGAAAGGGAGACAACAA GACCTGTCTAAATAAGCTGTGTGCATACGATGCCAGGAGATTTGAATGGAAGGAGCTCGCACCCATGAAGGTTGCACGTTCTTTAGCCGGAGCTACCTTTCATAAGGACAAAATCTATGTGGCAGCAGGAGTCACCGACACTGGGCTGACTGACTCTGTGGAGGTGTACGACATCGCTACCAACAA gtggTCAGACTTTGTGGCGTTTCCCATGGAGCGTAGCTCTCTGAGCCTGGTGTCTTTGGCTGGCGTGCTGTACGCTGTAGGAGGTTTTGCCATGATGCCTTTGGAGGACAGCGAGGAGATGATTCCCAAAGAGATGAACGACATCTGGAG GTTTGATGAGGCAGAGCAGAAGTGGAATGGGATCCTCAGAGAGATCCAGTACGCTACAGGGGCCACTATTCTAGGGGTCCGCCTCAACACCCTGCGTCTCACCAAGATGTAA